A region of Salinibacter sp. 10B DNA encodes the following proteins:
- the glgP gene encoding alpha-glucan family phosphorylase has protein sequence MNTRDKLQSIAINLWWSWSPEARSLFRRLNPEVYRTSGNNPQAALALAKDEVLDDPDFQSEVDAVYDNYMSYMDREPELEEAPNTAYFCMEYGLHESLSLYSGGLGVLAGDHAKAASDLGLPFTAIGLFLREGYFEQSFNANGWQQSTYPVLDPAKHPLSLVTEREGSDPLTATVHIGAQPVHVRAWKLDLGHTDLYLLDTDFDGNPEQYRSLTRRLYQGGDQERIQQEIILGIGGLRLLRKLGVTPDVYHANEGHCAFLMLELLRERLDEGDDLTTAEDWVRDKSVFTTHTPVMAGHDHFDPDLFTEALSGFQDQIELTNDDLLSYGRVDPDDEDEKFTMTVLGLKLSRAANGVSKLNGHVARQQWEDLYPDCELGEIPIDSITNGVHLPTWTAGPARDFLDKHLDGDFTERQDPDVWDGLANVSDETLWNYRSSLRQRLIDFVHAHVQGQSLPMQPDLDPEALTIGFARRFATYKRAPLIFRDRERARALFTDPDRPIQLLYAGKAHPQDDAGKQFIQRIYEISQMRGFAGKVIFLEGYDMEIGRMLVSGCDVWLNNPRRPLEASGTSGQKVAAHGGLNLSVLDGWWPEGYNGHNGWAIGPEPTGNYGEANPEVQDEQDAESLYTQLEEEVIPTFYDRNDDGLPTEWISKMRDAMTGLTAPFSAKRMVIDYVEEMYRHDE, from the coding sequence ATGAATACGCGTGATAAGCTCCAGTCAATTGCAATCAATCTGTGGTGGAGCTGGAGCCCCGAGGCTCGATCGCTGTTCCGCCGCCTGAACCCAGAGGTGTATCGCACGTCGGGCAACAACCCACAGGCGGCCCTTGCCCTCGCCAAGGACGAGGTGCTTGACGATCCGGACTTTCAGTCCGAAGTCGATGCGGTCTACGACAATTATATGTCGTACATGGACCGAGAGCCGGAGCTTGAGGAGGCTCCGAATACGGCCTATTTCTGCATGGAGTACGGCCTCCACGAGAGCTTGTCACTCTATTCCGGCGGCCTCGGCGTGCTTGCGGGCGACCATGCAAAGGCGGCCTCCGACCTTGGACTGCCGTTTACGGCCATTGGCCTCTTTCTCCGCGAGGGCTACTTCGAGCAGTCGTTTAACGCCAACGGGTGGCAGCAATCTACCTACCCCGTGCTCGACCCGGCCAAGCACCCGCTCTCGCTGGTGACCGAGCGAGAGGGAAGCGATCCGCTCACCGCAACGGTACACATTGGAGCGCAGCCCGTGCACGTTCGGGCCTGGAAGCTGGACCTCGGGCACACGGATCTGTACCTGCTCGATACCGACTTCGACGGCAATCCGGAGCAATACCGCTCCCTCACACGACGGCTGTATCAGGGAGGCGACCAGGAGCGCATTCAGCAGGAGATCATTCTCGGCATCGGCGGACTCCGCCTGCTGCGCAAGCTCGGCGTGACTCCGGACGTGTATCATGCCAACGAGGGACACTGCGCCTTTCTGATGCTGGAGTTGCTGCGCGAGCGGCTCGACGAGGGCGACGACCTGACGACGGCGGAAGACTGGGTTCGCGATAAGAGCGTCTTCACCACCCACACACCGGTCATGGCCGGGCACGACCACTTCGACCCCGACCTTTTCACGGAGGCCCTGTCCGGCTTTCAGGATCAGATCGAATTGACCAACGACGACCTTCTGAGCTACGGGCGCGTCGACCCGGACGACGAGGACGAGAAGTTCACGATGACGGTGCTAGGCCTTAAGCTTTCGCGGGCGGCCAATGGGGTGTCGAAGCTCAACGGCCACGTCGCCCGGCAGCAGTGGGAGGATCTCTATCCGGATTGTGAACTGGGGGAAATCCCGATCGACTCGATCACGAATGGCGTGCACCTGCCCACCTGGACCGCCGGCCCGGCCCGCGACTTCCTGGACAAACATCTCGACGGCGACTTCACCGAGCGTCAAGACCCGGACGTGTGGGACGGCCTTGCGAACGTGAGCGACGAGACCCTTTGGAACTACCGTTCCTCCCTCCGCCAGCGATTGATCGACTTCGTGCATGCCCACGTGCAGGGGCAGAGTCTGCCGATGCAGCCCGACCTCGATCCGGAGGCCCTCACCATCGGCTTCGCGCGCCGGTTTGCGACCTACAAGCGTGCCCCGCTCATCTTCCGCGACCGCGAACGGGCCCGGGCCCTCTTTACGGACCCCGACCGGCCCATCCAGCTTCTCTATGCTGGCAAGGCACACCCGCAAGACGACGCCGGGAAGCAGTTCATCCAGCGCATCTATGAGATTAGCCAGATGCGCGGCTTTGCGGGCAAGGTCATCTTCCTGGAAGGCTACGACATGGAAATCGGGCGGATGCTTGTCTCCGGCTGCGACGTGTGGCTCAACAATCCGCGCCGGCCGTTGGAGGCCTCCGGCACGAGCGGACAGAAAGTGGCGGCCCACGGAGGGCTCAACCTCAGCGTCCTCGACGGCTGGTGGCCGGAAGGATACAATGGGCACAACGGCTGGGCCATTGGTCCGGAACCGACCGGCAACTACGGAGAGGCCAACCCCGAAGTGCAGGACGAACAGGATGCCGAATCGCTCTACACGCAGCTCGAAGAGGAGGTCATTCCCACCTTCTACGATCGCAACGACGACGGGCTGCCGACGGAGTGGATCTCTAAGATGCGGGACGCAATGACGGGCCTTACGGCACCCTTCAGCGCGAAGCGAATGGTGATTGATTACGTGGAAGAGATGTATCGCCACGACGAATAA
- a CDS encoding ATP-binding cassette domain-containing protein, whose product MSDAPAPLATQNLTRVVDGTALVRDVNIEVEAGDVFVVFGPSGAGKSSLLRLLNRLDEPTAGTVLLDGTDYRTLPPRTVRQRVGLVPQQPALAEGTVADNVTWGPRLRDASVDSDRMDELLDRLGLAGYQDRDTESLSGGEAQRVAIARTLFNDPDVVLLDEPASSLDATAAERVESLLADVMEAYALTAVLVTHDKARAHRLGRRGVRLENGRVVRTGEIADIVDRGEA is encoded by the coding sequence ATGTCCGATGCCCCTGCTCCTCTCGCCACTCAAAACCTGACGCGCGTCGTGGACGGGACGGCGCTGGTGCGAGACGTGAATATCGAAGTGGAGGCGGGCGATGTGTTTGTGGTGTTCGGGCCGTCCGGGGCCGGAAAGTCGTCACTCCTCCGCCTCCTGAACCGGCTTGATGAGCCGACGGCGGGCACAGTGTTGCTTGACGGTACGGACTACCGCACCTTGCCTCCGCGCACGGTGCGGCAGCGCGTCGGCCTTGTGCCGCAGCAGCCCGCGCTTGCTGAGGGAACGGTGGCCGACAACGTAACATGGGGGCCTCGCCTCCGCGACGCGTCCGTCGATTCTGACCGGATGGACGAGCTGCTAGATCGGCTGGGGCTGGCAGGGTATCAGGATCGCGACACCGAGTCCCTGTCGGGGGGCGAGGCGCAGCGGGTTGCCATTGCCCGCACCCTGTTCAACGATCCCGATGTCGTGCTGCTGGACGAACCGGCCTCCAGCCTAGACGCGACGGCAGCCGAGCGGGTGGAGTCGCTTCTGGCGGATGTAATGGAGGCATATGCGCTCACTGCCGTGCTCGTGACCCACGACAAAGCCCGGGCGCACCGGTTGGGGCGCCGGGGGGTACGGCTGGAGAACGGTCGCGTGGTGCGGACCGGAGAAATTGCCGACATTGTTGATCGAGGGGAGGCGTAG
- the tesB gene encoding acyl-CoA thioesterase II, giving the protein MAFQLDDLYDLLDLEYIEHNIFRGRSVDIGSGNVFGGQALAQSLVAAQRTVKDTRVPHSMHGYFILPGDVDAPIVYEVDRLRDGKSFTTRRIVAIQHGRAIFNMAASFQVPEEGAEHQAEMPDVPGPDDLPRELELIRAVEDQIPEAVRSFYTRERPIEFRPVAPVDPFDPDPTPPTNHVWFRARGTLSDDRLTHQSLLAYASDYGLLSTALRPHGLSLVQPDLQVASLDHALWFHRPVRADEWLLYAMDSPSASGARGFVRGQIFSADGTLVASVAQEGLMRVWE; this is encoded by the coding sequence ATGGCATTCCAGCTCGACGACCTGTACGACCTTCTTGACCTCGAATACATTGAGCATAACATTTTCCGGGGCCGCAGCGTCGACATCGGCTCGGGAAACGTCTTCGGCGGACAGGCCCTCGCACAGTCGCTCGTGGCTGCCCAGCGCACCGTTAAGGACACACGCGTGCCCCACTCGATGCACGGCTACTTTATTCTCCCGGGGGACGTGGACGCGCCCATCGTGTACGAGGTCGATCGCCTGCGCGACGGCAAGAGCTTTACCACGCGCCGCATTGTGGCCATCCAGCACGGACGGGCCATCTTCAACATGGCGGCGTCGTTTCAGGTGCCAGAGGAGGGGGCGGAGCATCAGGCCGAGATGCCGGACGTGCCGGGACCGGACGACCTGCCCCGTGAGCTTGAACTGATTCGTGCCGTCGAGGACCAAATCCCGGAAGCCGTGCGCTCCTTCTACACGCGGGAGCGGCCCATCGAATTTCGGCCCGTGGCGCCCGTCGATCCGTTCGACCCGGACCCGACCCCGCCCACCAACCACGTCTGGTTTCGGGCGCGGGGCACGCTTTCCGACGACCGGCTCACGCACCAGAGCTTGCTGGCGTACGCATCGGACTACGGCCTGCTAAGCACGGCGCTGCGGCCGCACGGCCTCTCGCTCGTGCAGCCGGACCTGCAGGTCGCCTCTCTCGACCACGCGCTCTGGTTCCACCGGCCCGTGCGGGCAGACGAGTGGCTGCTCTATGCGATGGACAGCCCCAGCGCCTCGGGCGCCCGCGGCTTCGTGCGGGGGCAGATCTTTTCCGCGGACGGCACACTCGTCGCGTCGGTGGCGCAGGAGGGGCTGATGCGAGTGTGGGAGTAA
- a CDS encoding heavy metal translocating P-type ATPase yields the protein MASAVDEPHSSCTLPLGRRGGRSCDTCALALEKRLREVPGIRDAQASFRSGLLRVTYDDAITSPDDLTRIVQNLGEHTAPRSAEPRAQNEPTPSDEPPEEQPVEPTQLRRESIFVGLSLAGMVGGLLAGWLDAPSAVAWTSYGVSYVFGGWYGLKAGLETLREGAVDIDLLMILAAMGALAIGAPFEGAMLLFLFSLSNVLQHYAIGRSRRAIEALMTLRPETARVRRGDDTEVVPIDEVTPGDVFVVRPGDRIPLDGVVASGESTIDQSALTGESVPVPKTEGDEIFSGTMNEEGSLDVRVTRPAQESALARLIRMVEDAQGQKAQTQRLIDRLEQPYVIGVLSMTAAALGLPLVFGATFDPTFYRAMTLMVAASPCAVVISTPAAVLSAIAAGARRGVLFKGGAHVEAAANIRAVAFDKTGTLTKGDTDLTDIAVHPEATFNGTTVTEERLLALAAAVQARSEHHLAQATVDAAADRGLEVPSAAGFQARVGKGVHASVDGTTLHIGNPSYFDTLGSRPIAHLDEGLDAVNAWQSEGKTSVLVTAETNDSIHVIGWIAFADTVRENAAETIAALRDLGVEHVVMLTGDNKEVAQRIAEQVGIDEVQAELMPEEKVETVRRLVSRYEHVAMVGDGVNDAPALATATVGVAMGGAGTDVALETADLVLMADDLSMLPYAFGLSRATRRTLQVNLSIAFGAIAVMVASILVTGISLPLAVVGHEGSTVVVSLNGLRLLRYR from the coding sequence ATGGCGTCGGCTGTGGACGAGCCGCACTCGTCCTGTACGCTGCCCCTCGGGCGTCGGGGCGGACGCAGCTGCGACACCTGCGCCCTCGCCCTCGAAAAGCGGCTGCGCGAGGTCCCCGGCATCCGGGACGCCCAGGCCTCGTTTCGGAGCGGTCTCCTGCGCGTGACGTACGACGACGCCATCACGTCCCCCGACGACCTCACGCGCATCGTTCAGAACCTGGGAGAACACACCGCGCCTCGCTCCGCCGAGCCACGGGCGCAGAACGAACCGACGCCGTCTGACGAACCTCCAGAGGAACAGCCGGTCGAGCCAACGCAACTCCGGCGCGAATCCATCTTCGTCGGCCTCTCCCTCGCAGGCATGGTTGGCGGATTGCTCGCCGGATGGCTGGACGCCCCGTCCGCCGTGGCGTGGACGAGCTACGGCGTTTCGTACGTGTTCGGCGGATGGTACGGCCTCAAGGCGGGCCTGGAGACGCTACGGGAGGGGGCTGTTGACATCGACCTGCTCATGATCCTGGCGGCGATGGGCGCACTGGCCATCGGGGCGCCGTTTGAGGGCGCGATGCTGCTCTTCCTCTTTTCGCTCTCAAACGTGTTGCAACACTACGCCATCGGGCGGTCGCGCCGGGCCATCGAGGCCCTCATGACGCTCCGTCCCGAAACGGCACGGGTGCGACGCGGCGACGACACCGAGGTGGTCCCAATCGACGAGGTGACGCCCGGGGACGTGTTCGTCGTGCGTCCGGGCGACCGCATCCCACTCGACGGGGTGGTGGCCTCGGGCGAGAGCACGATCGACCAGTCGGCCCTTACGGGCGAATCGGTACCGGTCCCCAAAACCGAGGGCGACGAGATTTTCAGCGGGACGATGAATGAGGAGGGCAGTCTCGACGTGCGGGTGACACGACCTGCGCAGGAGTCCGCCCTCGCCCGCCTCATCCGCATGGTGGAAGATGCGCAGGGCCAGAAGGCACAGACGCAGCGCCTCATCGACCGGCTGGAGCAGCCGTACGTGATCGGCGTGCTGAGCATGACCGCCGCTGCCCTCGGCCTTCCGCTCGTGTTCGGCGCGACGTTCGATCCAACGTTCTATCGCGCCATGACCCTCATGGTAGCGGCCTCCCCCTGTGCCGTCGTCATCTCGACCCCCGCCGCCGTGCTGTCGGCCATCGCCGCGGGGGCCCGGCGAGGCGTGCTCTTCAAGGGTGGCGCCCACGTCGAGGCAGCGGCCAACATTCGCGCGGTGGCCTTCGACAAGACGGGCACCCTCACGAAGGGGGACACCGACCTCACGGACATTGCCGTCCACCCCGAGGCCACGTTCAACGGCACGACCGTCACGGAGGAGCGCCTACTCGCCCTCGCGGCGGCGGTACAAGCCCGCTCGGAGCACCACCTCGCCCAGGCCACCGTCGACGCGGCTGCGGATCGAGGTCTAGAGGTCCCGAGCGCGGCCGGCTTCCAGGCCCGCGTGGGGAAAGGAGTGCACGCCTCGGTGGACGGGACGACACTCCACATCGGGAATCCGTCTTATTTCGACACGCTCGGCAGTAGACCGATCGCCCACCTTGACGAGGGACTCGACGCTGTCAATGCGTGGCAGTCTGAGGGCAAAACCAGCGTCCTCGTGACCGCCGAGACGAACGACTCCATTCACGTGATCGGGTGGATCGCCTTTGCCGACACTGTACGGGAGAATGCGGCGGAGACCATTGCGGCACTGCGCGACCTCGGCGTTGAGCACGTGGTCATGCTCACCGGCGACAACAAAGAGGTGGCTCAGCGGATCGCCGAGCAGGTGGGCATCGACGAGGTGCAGGCCGAGCTGATGCCGGAGGAGAAGGTCGAGACCGTGCGTCGCCTCGTATCGCGATACGAGCACGTGGCCATGGTGGGCGACGGCGTGAACGACGCCCCAGCCCTCGCCACCGCCACCGTCGGCGTCGCCATGGGGGGAGCCGGCACCGACGTGGCCTTGGAGACGGCCGACCTCGTCCTTATGGCCGACGACCTCTCCATGCTGCCCTACGCCTTCGGTCTAAGCCGTGCCACCCGCCGCACGCTGCAAGTCAACCTCTCGATTGCGTTTGGGGCCATTGCCGTGATGGTGGCGTCCATTCTCGTGACCGGCATTTCGCTCCCCTTGGCGGTGGTGGGACACGAGGGCTCCACCGTCGTCGTCTCCCTCAACGGCCTGCGCCTCCTTCGGTATCGGTAA
- a CDS encoding luciferase family protein, whose amino-acid sequence MAAAATPSRPSTLVAKLTERAGTWTHVSLAPHSDRAVAFKLDDATIGVLHHDGLLEVPVPMPVRTVLVEEGLASPHDARPGTNWVAAHLRSEDDVDPTALLLRLSYLYRRLLRSQDAATLRRIRTEVAQYGLPDALNTIYDTMLAKRVDATASPLPGLSSSSLNP is encoded by the coding sequence ATGGCCGCAGCCGCTACTCCTTCTCGTCCCTCCACACTCGTCGCCAAACTGACCGAGCGGGCCGGGACGTGGACCCACGTGTCGCTTGCTCCCCATTCCGACCGGGCCGTCGCCTTCAAGCTAGACGATGCCACAATCGGCGTGCTTCACCACGACGGGCTGCTGGAAGTACCAGTCCCGATGCCCGTCCGCACCGTGCTCGTCGAGGAGGGCCTTGCCTCCCCGCACGACGCGCGGCCCGGAACGAACTGGGTCGCCGCTCACTTGCGCTCGGAGGACGACGTAGACCCAACTGCTCTCTTGCTCCGCCTCTCCTACCTCTACCGTCGCCTCCTCCGAAGCCAGGACGCAGCAACACTCCGCCGCATCCGCACCGAAGTGGCCCAGTACGGCCTCCCCGATGCGCTCAACACCATCTACGACACGATGCTCGCCAAGCGGGTCGACGCCACGGCCTCTCCCCTTCCGGGCCTGTCCTCGTCGTCCCTGAACCCGTAG
- a CDS encoding DUF1080 domain-containing protein, translating into MKTALTKIVTLLLLAGLSGVVCSTALAQQPPPEGDGWVSIFDGESLEGWRASENENTFSVQDGMIVVDGERSHLFYVGEVADHNFDNFEFRADVKSMPGANSGIYFHTEYQEEGWPSKGYEAQINNTYEGDPRRTGSLYAVQDVKESPVDDNEWFTMHIRVKGDSISIAVDGETMVEYTEPADVERPDNMSGRVLSSGTVALQGHDPDSVVHFKNIYVKPLD; encoded by the coding sequence ATGAAAACCGCTTTGACCAAAATCGTCACGCTTCTTCTGCTTGCAGGCCTGTCGGGCGTCGTATGTTCGACGGCTCTGGCTCAGCAACCCCCACCTGAGGGCGACGGCTGGGTCTCAATCTTCGATGGCGAGTCGCTGGAGGGATGGCGGGCCAGCGAAAATGAGAATACCTTCTCCGTTCAGGACGGAATGATCGTCGTAGATGGGGAGCGCTCGCACTTGTTTTACGTCGGGGAGGTTGCGGACCACAACTTTGATAATTTCGAGTTTCGGGCCGACGTAAAATCGATGCCCGGTGCGAATTCGGGCATTTACTTTCACACCGAGTATCAGGAGGAGGGCTGGCCGTCGAAGGGGTACGAGGCACAGATCAACAACACGTACGAGGGAGATCCGCGGCGGACGGGCAGTCTCTACGCGGTACAGGACGTGAAGGAGTCGCCCGTGGACGACAATGAGTGGTTTACGATGCACATCCGCGTCAAGGGCGATAGCATCTCCATTGCGGTGGATGGCGAAACGATGGTGGAGTACACCGAGCCCGCTGATGTGGAGCGCCCGGACAACATGAGTGGACGGGTGTTGTCGAGTGGCACGGTTGCCCTTCAAGGTCACGACCCCGACAGTGTCGTTCACTTCAAGAACATCTACGTGAAGCCACTGGACTAG
- a CDS encoding alanine dehydrogenase, translating into MEIPSLQGFEREPGLMTMEKPLKKDDGQSLRIGVPREVANEERRVALAPSGVGALVANGHEVYVEQGAGRQAHFQDDEYEESGAELVEEPDDLYSQSDLIVKVGPPDEEEMGLLQQGQILISALNLGGTTPEFLRHLMRLRITGIGFEFIRDPDGTFPLVRMMHEITGSMSIQIAGRYLESNEGGKGVMLGGISGVPPATVVILGAGVVGEWAARTALGYGAHVIVLDSELGSLRALEHYLDRSITTAMASDHYLRQAVGSADVVIGAMMAGGERSPMLVTEDMVASMSPGGVIVDAVMDQGGCIETSRPTTHSDPVYRRHDVIHYCVPNMPSNAARTATYALSHVLVPYLLHIGEAGSINEALWRDEGLRNGTYVYRQHLTKKSLASMFGMNHRDIELLIASGI; encoded by the coding sequence ATGGAAATCCCGTCCCTGCAGGGCTTCGAGCGCGAACCCGGATTGATGACGATGGAGAAGCCTCTGAAAAAGGACGACGGGCAATCGCTCCGCATCGGGGTGCCGCGCGAGGTGGCAAACGAGGAGCGTCGAGTGGCCCTGGCGCCCAGCGGTGTAGGGGCGTTGGTTGCCAACGGTCATGAGGTGTATGTTGAGCAGGGCGCCGGGCGGCAGGCCCACTTTCAAGACGACGAGTACGAAGAGTCGGGGGCGGAGCTCGTCGAAGAACCAGACGACCTCTACAGTCAAAGCGATCTCATTGTAAAAGTAGGGCCGCCGGACGAGGAGGAGATGGGTCTGCTTCAGCAGGGGCAAATTCTCATCTCGGCCCTCAACCTGGGGGGCACGACGCCCGAGTTTCTTCGCCACCTCATGCGCCTTCGGATTACAGGGATCGGCTTCGAGTTCATTCGAGATCCGGACGGGACGTTTCCGCTCGTGCGCATGATGCACGAGATTACCGGATCGATGTCGATCCAGATCGCCGGGCGGTACCTGGAGAGCAATGAGGGCGGAAAGGGCGTCATGCTCGGCGGGATCTCCGGTGTGCCGCCCGCGACGGTTGTCATTCTGGGCGCCGGCGTGGTGGGGGAGTGGGCGGCGCGCACCGCTCTCGGCTACGGTGCACACGTCATTGTGCTCGACTCAGAGCTCGGCTCGCTGCGTGCGTTGGAGCACTACCTGGACCGCAGCATCACGACCGCCATGGCCAGCGACCACTACCTCCGACAGGCGGTGGGCTCGGCCGACGTAGTAATCGGGGCAATGATGGCGGGCGGGGAGCGCTCCCCGATGCTCGTGACGGAAGATATGGTGGCGTCCATGTCGCCGGGCGGCGTCATTGTGGACGCCGTAATGGATCAGGGCGGTTGCATCGAAACGAGCCGGCCCACGACTCACTCTGACCCAGTGTATCGCCGGCACGACGTCATCCACTACTGTGTGCCGAATATGCCGTCCAACGCGGCGCGCACCGCCACCTATGCTCTCTCGCACGTGCTCGTGCCTTATCTTCTTCACATCGGCGAGGCCGGATCAATCAACGAAGCGCTTTGGCGCGACGAAGGGCTGCGCAACGGCACGTACGTGTACCGGCAGCACCTTACCAAGAAGAGCCTGGCGTCCATGTTTGGCATGAATCACCGCGACATCGAGTTGCTCATCGCGTCGGGGATCTAA
- a CDS encoding SDR family oxidoreductase: MPTVAITGAAGAIGSVTAETFEDAGWNLALLDYGEENKTTLDSSFPDAHTFDCDLTDEDATRKAFARIDDATELDAVLAIAGGFSMQAATDATMDDYHRMMALNVQTLFNTARAALPVLTKQDQSFLLGVSAPAGLDGQANAALYGASKGAVAAYVKSLGKEEQEAGLRTSVLYPMGVVDTPANRDAMPDADPSSWIAPRELAAGMLHLATRSPRGHVPELKVHAATE, translated from the coding sequence ATGCCGACTGTTGCCATTACAGGAGCCGCCGGCGCCATCGGCTCGGTCACTGCTGAAACGTTCGAGGATGCAGGTTGGAACCTTGCGCTTCTTGACTACGGGGAAGAGAACAAGACCACGCTCGACTCGTCATTTCCGGACGCCCATACGTTCGACTGTGATCTGACCGACGAGGACGCAACCCGCAAGGCCTTCGCAAGGATCGACGACGCAACGGAGTTGGACGCTGTCCTCGCCATCGCGGGAGGATTCTCCATGCAGGCGGCCACCGACGCGACGATGGACGACTATCATCGCATGATGGCCCTCAACGTCCAAACCCTCTTCAACACGGCTCGCGCCGCCCTACCGGTCCTGACGAAGCAAGACCAGAGCTTTCTGCTTGGCGTGTCCGCCCCAGCCGGGCTCGACGGCCAGGCGAACGCTGCTCTGTACGGAGCGTCGAAGGGCGCTGTGGCCGCCTACGTGAAGTCGCTCGGGAAAGAAGAGCAGGAGGCCGGCCTGCGTACAAGCGTGCTCTACCCGATGGGGGTCGTCGATACGCCCGCCAACCGCGACGCGATGCCCGACGCCGACCCGTCCTCCTGGATCGCGCCGCGCGAGCTGGCAGCCGGCATGCTTCACCTCGCCACCCGGAGCCCCCGTGGTCACGTGCCCGAGTTGAAAGTTCACGCCGCAACGGAATAG
- a CDS encoding lysophospholipid acyltransferase family protein, with protein sequence MRTVLLSLWVWFAIGVLLVAWIPVMLVARLLDRDPALYNTGLALRWLGRAMTYVNPFWDIELEGPFPDNPRAPYVVVGNHFSQADPPIIARVPWEMKWVAKKALFSLPVAGWLLRLSGDISVDRRDKRSRARVLETASSYLSNRCSVMFFPEGTRSRDGRVRKFSDGAFRLAIKEGVSVLPLAVDGTHEALPKHSLWFNPDVETIRVKVLDPIDTSSYTPDQARALQRYVRAQIIDQIATWRGVDPSAVDALSDSDAAVTNWLDAPPPPSSSEAEGEASVKPSARSGSTEPGG encoded by the coding sequence ATGCGTACCGTCCTGCTTTCCCTCTGGGTCTGGTTTGCCATCGGGGTCCTCCTGGTTGCGTGGATTCCCGTCATGTTGGTGGCCCGCCTCCTGGACCGCGATCCGGCCCTGTACAACACGGGACTTGCCCTGCGCTGGCTGGGACGTGCCATGACGTACGTCAATCCCTTCTGGGACATTGAACTGGAGGGTCCATTTCCGGACAATCCACGCGCGCCGTACGTGGTGGTGGGCAACCACTTCTCGCAGGCCGATCCTCCCATTATCGCCCGCGTGCCGTGGGAAATGAAGTGGGTCGCCAAGAAGGCGCTCTTCAGCCTGCCGGTGGCCGGATGGCTCCTCCGGCTGAGTGGCGACATCTCGGTAGACCGTCGCGACAAGCGAAGCCGCGCTCGGGTGCTCGAAACGGCGTCATCGTACCTGTCCAATCGATGCAGCGTGATGTTCTTTCCGGAAGGCACCCGGTCGCGGGACGGGCGTGTGCGGAAATTTTCGGACGGTGCGTTCCGTCTCGCGATTAAAGAGGGCGTGTCGGTACTGCCCCTCGCCGTCGACGGCACACACGAGGCCCTCCCCAAACATTCGCTCTGGTTCAACCCCGACGTGGAAACGATTCGGGTGAAGGTCCTCGACCCAATCGATACGAGTTCCTACACGCCCGATCAGGCTCGTGCCCTGCAGCGGTACGTGCGCGCGCAAATCATCGACCAAATTGCGACGTGGCGGGGTGTAGACCCGTCCGCAGTGGATGCCCTCTCCGACAGCGACGCCGCCGTAACGAACTGGCTGGACGCCCCGCCCCCGCCCTCGTCCTCGGAAGCGGAGGGTGAAGCGTCCGTCAAACCGTCTGCGCGCTCCGGCTCGACGGAACCGGGCGGCTAG